One window from the genome of Deinococcus arcticus encodes:
- the sodA gene encoding superoxide dismutase [Mn], producing MAYELPKLPYAYDALEPHIDARTMEIHHTKHHQTYVDNANKALEGHELASLPVEELIQKLDQVPADKKNVLRNNAGGHANHSLFWQVMGPQGAGQPGGELMEAINAAFGSYDAFKEKFEDAAKTRFGSGWAWLVVQSGALAVVSTANQDNPLMGEAVAGVSGTPLLGVDVWEHAYYLNYQNKRPDYLKAFWNVVNWDEVARRYAAAK from the coding sequence ATGGCCTACGAACTGCCCAAGCTGCCCTACGCCTACGACGCCCTGGAGCCCCACATTGACGCCCGCACCATGGAAATCCACCACACCAAGCACCACCAGACCTATGTGGACAACGCGAACAAGGCGCTCGAAGGCCACGAGCTGGCCAGCCTGCCGGTGGAAGAGCTGATTCAGAAGCTTGATCAGGTGCCGGCCGACAAGAAGAATGTGCTGCGCAACAACGCCGGGGGGCACGCCAACCACAGCCTTTTCTGGCAGGTCATGGGGCCCCAGGGCGCCGGGCAGCCGGGCGGCGAACTGATGGAGGCCATCAACGCGGCCTTCGGCTCCTACGACGCCTTTAAGGAGAAGTTTGAAGACGCCGCCAAGACCCGCTTTGGGTCGGGCTGGGCGTGGCTGGTTGTGCAGAGCGGCGCGCTGGCTGTGGTGTCCACCGCCAACCAGGACAACCCCCTGATGGGCGAGGCCGTGGCTGGCGTGAGCGGCACCCCCCTGCTGGGCGTGGACGTGTGGGAGCACGCCTATTACCTGAACTACCAGAACAAGCGCCCGGATTACCTGAAGGCGTTCTGGAACGTGGTGAACTGGGACGAAGTGGCGCGCCGGTACGCGGCCGCGAAGTAA
- a CDS encoding tripartite tricarboxylate transporter permease: MEALSALLAGFDTALTPMNLLWALIGVTLGTLVGVLPGIGPALTVALLLPVTAKLPPVSAFIMFAGIYYGGMFGGSTTSILLNTPGESSSIITALEGNRMARRGRAAAALATAAIGSFVAGTIGTILLTFAAPAIADVAVQIPPSAKFALMLLAFITISATFGGSPLRGLISLFFGLAIGLVGTDLQSGQARFTLGAPELLDGIEFVTVVIGLFAVGETLYVASRLRRGGASVIPLAGNARMNREDWRRSWKPWLRGTALGFPFGAVPAGGAEIPTFLSYTLEKKLSKHPEEFGQGAIEGVAGPEAANNAAAAGVLVPLLTLGLPTSATAAILLAAFQGYGLQPGPLLFVTSPELVWGLIASLYIGNVMLLALNLPLAPLWARLLLIPRPFLYAAILVFSTVGVYSLNNSVFDLYLLALFGLIGYGMRRFDFPVTPAIIGVVLGPAAESQFRTAVQASSGDFTVFLRQPLSAFILLLVLAALVVPQVLRWRARRTTA; the protein is encoded by the coding sequence ATGGAGGCCCTGTCCGCCTTGCTGGCGGGCTTTGACACCGCCCTGACCCCCATGAACCTGCTGTGGGCCCTCATTGGGGTTACGCTGGGCACCCTGGTGGGCGTGCTGCCCGGGATTGGCCCAGCGCTCACAGTGGCGCTGCTGCTGCCCGTCACAGCCAAGCTGCCGCCGGTGAGTGCGTTCATCATGTTTGCGGGCATCTACTACGGCGGGATGTTCGGGGGCAGCACCACCTCCATTCTGCTGAACACGCCGGGCGAGAGCAGTTCCATCATCACGGCGCTGGAAGGCAACAGGATGGCGCGCCGGGGCCGGGCCGCCGCCGCGCTGGCCACGGCCGCCATCGGCTCCTTTGTGGCGGGCACCATAGGCACCATCCTGCTGACCTTTGCGGCCCCCGCCATTGCCGATGTGGCGGTGCAGATTCCGCCCAGCGCCAAGTTTGCGCTGATGCTGCTGGCCTTTATCACCATCAGCGCCACCTTTGGCGGCTCGCCGCTGCGCGGCCTGATCAGCCTGTTTTTCGGCCTGGCGATTGGGCTGGTGGGCACCGACCTGCAAAGTGGGCAGGCCCGCTTTACCCTGGGCGCCCCCGAACTGCTGGACGGCATTGAGTTCGTGACGGTGGTGATTGGCCTGTTTGCGGTGGGTGAAACGCTGTACGTGGCCAGCCGCCTGCGAAGGGGCGGCGCCAGCGTGATTCCACTGGCCGGCAACGCCCGCATGAACCGCGAGGACTGGCGCCGCTCCTGGAAACCCTGGCTGCGCGGCACGGCCCTGGGCTTTCCTTTTGGCGCCGTGCCCGCCGGCGGCGCCGAGATTCCCACCTTTCTGTCGTACACGTTGGAAAAGAAGCTCAGCAAGCACCCCGAGGAATTTGGACAGGGCGCCATTGAAGGCGTGGCTGGCCCCGAAGCCGCCAACAACGCCGCCGCTGCCGGGGTGCTGGTGCCGCTGCTGACCCTGGGCCTGCCCACCAGCGCCACCGCCGCCATTCTGCTGGCCGCCTTTCAGGGGTACGGCCTGCAGCCGGGGCCGCTGCTGTTCGTCACCAGCCCGGAACTGGTGTGGGGCCTGATTGCCAGCCTGTACATCGGGAATGTGATGCTGCTGGCGCTGAATCTGCCGCTGGCCCCCCTGTGGGCGCGGCTGCTGCTGATTCCCCGGCCCTTTCTGTACGCGGCCATTCTGGTGTTTTCCACGGTGGGTGTGTACTCGCTGAACAACTCGGTGTTCGACCTGTACCTGCTGGCCCTGTTCGGCCTGATCGGCTACGGCATGCGCCGCTTCGACTTTCCAGTCACGCCCGCGATTATCGGCGTGGTGCTGGGCCCGGCTGCCGAAAGCCAGTTCCGCACAGCGGTGCAGGCCAGCAGCGGCGACTTCACGGTGTTTCTGCGCCAGCCGCTGTCTGCTTTTATTCTGCTGCTGGTGCTGGCCGCCCTGGTGGTCCCGCAGGTGCTCAGGTGGCGCGCCCGCCGCACCACGGCCTAA